The Candidatus Eremiobacterota bacterium genome has a segment encoding these proteins:
- a CDS encoding endonuclease MutS2 yields the protein MVDGHAQKVLEFSEVKALVSKYAQWEPGSQALLRLEPMDAPDGIYELQNKIRQVLELFEEGYSPEMAGLSDLRDVILASTKDIVLGPQDFICLRRNLAVVTALKKSLLTWAHLPFILKTLQELTLIPPLREALDRTFDDQGLILDSASPELSDIRYRMAGLEERIHHKIGSLLRDHGLQKMFQEHLVTMREGRYVIPVKQEYRGVFEGLVLDSSTSGATVFMEPMEVVASNNELRQLKNEEKEEISRILRSLSAMVAQNSGALAKNHEVLAHLDMVNALALFAKKHKAVLPALNSSGYINLKKARHPLLGEKAIPIDIELGRDYSALVITGPNTGGKTVTLKTVGLFAMMALSGMPLIADEGTEIGIFSSIFSDIGDEQSITQNLSTFSSHMSQIIHIIRSVDERSLVLLDELGAGTDPKEGTALGIAILEHLASRGIRSVVTTHYGELKYFAANHPLARNAAMEFDSETLLPSYRVIVGIPGRSCALTIAGKLGLPGGLVKRAEELITHDYVELDRLLEDIEAKEKKMEQELFLKEKFRKEAQALKSRYEEELSQVKTEESEILTEAFSEAEMIIGSAKNEIKQSLKDFRKRMSLLAKSTKPSKEDAETIAQETFSRFDAILGRLEGFRKKKEVPGLHGALESLKAGDVVFIPSMNKEAAIIDIREDEVYLQVEKIKMKLPLWSIRRPGGTRKRDEKPLQSDTPERSDFPERIELLGAYVDEAIFRLGKYMDDALAAGITSFQVVHGKGTGALRKAVHLFLRKHPKVLNFRPGEAREGSWGVTVVTLA from the coding sequence GTGGTTGACGGCCATGCCCAGAAAGTTCTTGAGTTCAGCGAGGTAAAAGCCCTTGTCTCGAAGTATGCCCAGTGGGAGCCTGGCTCCCAGGCCCTCCTGCGCCTCGAGCCCATGGATGCTCCCGACGGGATATACGAGCTGCAGAACAAGATCCGCCAGGTCCTGGAGCTGTTCGAGGAGGGCTATTCTCCCGAGATGGCGGGCCTCAGCGACCTGAGGGATGTAATCCTTGCCTCCACAAAGGATATCGTGCTCGGCCCCCAGGACTTCATCTGCCTCAGGAGAAATCTCGCCGTCGTCACCGCCCTCAAAAAATCCCTTCTCACATGGGCTCACCTCCCCTTCATCCTGAAAACGCTCCAGGAGCTGACCCTCATTCCTCCCCTCAGGGAGGCCCTGGACAGGACTTTTGACGACCAGGGGCTTATCCTTGACTCTGCGAGCCCCGAGCTCTCCGACATAAGGTACCGCATGGCAGGACTCGAGGAGAGGATCCATCACAAGATAGGTTCGCTGCTGAGAGATCACGGGCTCCAGAAAATGTTCCAGGAGCACCTTGTCACCATGCGGGAAGGCCGTTATGTCATTCCTGTCAAGCAGGAATACCGGGGTGTCTTTGAAGGGCTTGTCCTTGACAGCTCCACGAGCGGCGCCACGGTCTTCATGGAGCCCATGGAAGTTGTGGCCTCCAACAACGAGCTCCGCCAGTTAAAGAACGAGGAGAAGGAAGAGATCAGCCGCATACTCAGGAGCCTCTCCGCGATGGTGGCGCAAAACAGCGGAGCCCTTGCAAAAAACCACGAGGTGCTTGCCCACCTGGACATGGTGAACGCCCTGGCGCTCTTTGCAAAAAAACACAAGGCAGTCCTCCCTGCCCTCAACAGCTCGGGGTACATCAACCTGAAAAAGGCGCGCCATCCCCTTCTGGGAGAAAAAGCCATCCCCATTGACATCGAGCTGGGAAGGGACTACTCGGCTCTCGTTATCACAGGGCCCAACACGGGCGGAAAGACAGTCACGCTCAAGACCGTCGGGCTCTTCGCGATGATGGCCCTCTCGGGAATGCCCCTCATCGCCGACGAGGGCACGGAGATAGGTATCTTCTCGTCAATATTCTCCGATATCGGAGACGAGCAGAGCATCACGCAGAACCTGAGCACCTTCTCCTCCCATATGAGCCAGATAATCCACATCATCAGAAGTGTTGATGAGCGCTCCCTGGTCCTCCTCGACGAGCTGGGTGCGGGGACCGATCCCAAGGAGGGCACGGCGCTGGGAATAGCCATCCTGGAGCACCTGGCCTCCAGGGGCATCAGGTCCGTAGTGACAACCCATTACGGAGAGCTGAAATATTTTGCGGCGAACCACCCCCTGGCAAGGAACGCCGCCATGGAATTTGACAGCGAGACCCTCCTCCCCTCGTACAGGGTGATCGTGGGCATCCCTGGACGCTCCTGCGCCCTCACCATCGCCGGAAAGCTGGGCCTCCCCGGCGGGCTGGTAAAGCGCGCTGAGGAGCTCATTACCCACGATTACGTCGAGCTTGACAGGCTCCTTGAGGATATTGAGGCCAAGGAGAAAAAGATGGAGCAGGAGCTCTTTCTAAAGGAGAAATTCAGGAAAGAGGCCCAGGCCCTCAAGAGCAGGTATGAAGAAGAGCTCTCGCAGGTAAAGACGGAGGAGTCGGAGATCCTTACCGAGGCCTTTTCAGAGGCCGAGATGATCATCGGCTCGGCGAAAAACGAGATAAAACAGAGCCTCAAGGATTTCAGGAAACGTATGAGCCTGCTGGCAAAGAGCACGAAGCCGTCAAAGGAAGATGCCGAGACTATTGCACAGGAGACCTTCAGCAGGTTTGACGCCATCCTCGGGCGCCTCGAGGGATTCAGAAAGAAGAAGGAGGTGCCTGGCCTCCATGGAGCTCTCGAATCTCTCAAGGCCGGCGACGTGGTCTTCATCCCTTCAATGAACAAGGAGGCCGCCATAATTGACATCAGGGAGGATGAGGTGTACCTGCAGGTGGAAAAGATAAAGATGAAGCTTCCCCTCTGGAGTATCCGGCGCCCGGGCGGGACCAGGAAGAGGGATGAGAAGCCCTTGCAGAGCGATACCCCGGAAAGAAGTGATTTTCCCGAGCGCATTGAGCTCCTCGGCGCCTATGTGGACGAGGCGATCTTCCGGCTCGGAAAGTACATGGACGATGCCCTGGCAGCGGGAATCACGTCATTCCAGGTAGTCCATGGAAAGGGGACAGGGGCGCTCAGGAAAGCGGTGCACCTTTTCCTCAGGAAGCACCCCAAGGTCCTGAATTTCCGCCCCGGAGAAGCCCGCGAGGGGAGCTGGGGCGTCACCGTCGTCACCCTGGCCTAG
- a CDS encoding tetratricopeptide repeat protein, whose amino-acid sequence MDSKVMKIHKILRVLSGSFTPMELSIQHDYGAETMAWKSLTHLFGVRFKKGETVPSLLFFVKGKDPLYCIEANSFNYRAFLKDDFSTRREANFLSLVKFFNYHADEAYVDWPLRDCMKGGLNLLPLFSDQKKLTEYCYSSREKVLEKKPEKAEAPREDSLIAVFRRKLDIFATRRKEAMKFFSRGQALLAKMRKSEEEQELKGDEHLSVMLKAADEFERSLQVDPFTLHSCIALGEIYQDLEEYEKALENFLSAVEMNPDFDGQKEVAYLVYSMGIASIYRAMGNKEGERWALSEYLGYFPRGKDAAAIAEFFSQCDSVKSDWYQFYSHGIDLIHKKQYQQALDILGTSISIYPVFRWCHHWKAQALIELGKVKEAFDSFIIANKYYYNVFTDMDLAKLFQGQGKHEQAQEYLRRVVQIVPRFALPHMQLGRFLYHVDRDETESFESLMKAVEINPNGDFVAEAEQIVSQISEAQKERREKVITSRKEWHKGDIIEKNYEVLESHKGGMGIVYIVKDLSSGQVYALKSFQEQFLWNERILKMFIKEAEIWVKLGSHRNIVQARTFKNLDGKPYIFLEYIDGTDLEHMLYEGVFDVQMAMEYALQFCEGMNYASKKLGIVHQDIKPSNCLITNEGVLKITDFGLVKVFSEDAGEKIERIRSKKNDDDPISSGGAVGTFPYMSPEQFSRATGVSTSSDIYSFGAMFFEMLLGTPPFGDESIEECIHGHLNKAPADPCRVRNDIPHEVCEIILRCLKKHPHERFGDFEELILALNVAYENIFGISYSFSGAAGETTIDELIHRGESLMTLMRYKEALEIFDEGLELEPEMAKLIVAKAECLYRVGQTEEAMKYFDIAVAKEPENADIWHNRGNLYASMKNYREALYCYDKALAIDSERAEVWSMKGVLYDLQGYRKEALRCYDRALKSNPRLSEAWNNKGNLLNKMDKIQEAIECYTKAIEINPRYLMAWFNKGVLLQKINSHKDAIESFVRVTEIDSTFVNAWVGCGVSSFKLNDIEKALEYYDMAIELQPGNPQFWIFKGNCLYEMGRLESATSCIDRALRLNQADIRAWISKGVIMGELHYFDHAIKSYEKALELNPHNDFVIKALERLKSKESRVQQFLLVAAGSPVIARFQDEELEVCEGDCENILHHHDSLLEMYPDDPIVKYRKALVLLLTGRDSEALELFEHIQAYCSEKPIPNLKEERVKYAQVQHEKTSRKGGILERLTGKEKFTHTQWFSEGMKFYQSGDHVQAVKSFENCLRTHPEVIDAWKFAALSLIELGYSDEALDTVAKGIARAPLSPELWAVKGAIHERSHRISDAIEAYDIALLIFPGYFEGWLKAILCLEGVTHYSLAKEYAVKALRYAEARHDRKGPRDPLLYQTISKFSSVLERYEISKKYQDVVFSGGQDDYHLWILRGDAHFRLGEFPEAVKFLRRVIESYPENKGALLRLALCYRETGEYDDALATLQRLIEQAPSFEYGLFYMAIMLGELNEKEEGNRFLNEAIEKAPHLPLLWEARGIFLFLQGKEKEALWCFDKSLELNHWDVTIWLNKGIVLNKACKPSDAVYCFDRILKIDRENFRSLFFKSLSLLMMKEWTAAIECCNKVLEINPRVVDPWIFKSVALYRTDKFQEALHSLDRALEIDPERAEIWNNRGVLQRKMEKLEDAIKCYNKAIDIDYKCVLAWYNKGCWLSEINRLEEAIECYDSALEAEARHALSWREKGHCHFELKRYQEALRCYEMCLKLDPASAECWNSKGLTVFQGGRLEESLFCFEKSIERDGQNADVLNNRGVVLGLLNRRKEALEVFSRVFAIDDEHQGALYNRILILAKQNFSEEAENEYRRLREIHPDFVRPLPGLESNDFIISSLKRSSASHILIEYKLDYKLYIRKPPHFFLV is encoded by the coding sequence ATGGACAGCAAAGTGATGAAAATTCACAAGATACTCAGGGTGCTGAGCGGATCGTTCACCCCCATGGAATTGAGCATCCAGCATGACTATGGCGCTGAGACCATGGCATGGAAGTCCCTCACCCACCTCTTTGGTGTGCGCTTTAAAAAGGGGGAGACCGTGCCTTCCCTCCTTTTTTTCGTGAAGGGGAAAGATCCGCTCTACTGCATAGAGGCGAATTCTTTCAATTACAGGGCTTTTTTGAAGGATGATTTCTCGACCCGCAGGGAAGCGAACTTCCTCAGCCTTGTGAAATTCTTCAATTATCATGCCGACGAAGCTTACGTGGACTGGCCCCTCAGGGATTGCATGAAAGGCGGCCTCAACCTGCTCCCCCTTTTTTCCGATCAGAAGAAATTGACGGAATACTGTTATTCGTCCAGGGAAAAGGTGCTGGAGAAGAAGCCCGAAAAGGCTGAGGCCCCTAGAGAGGACAGCCTGATCGCGGTCTTCAGGAGAAAGCTGGACATCTTCGCCACCCGCAGGAAGGAAGCCATGAAGTTCTTCTCCAGGGGGCAGGCCCTCCTGGCAAAGATGAGAAAGAGCGAAGAGGAACAGGAGCTTAAGGGTGATGAGCACCTCTCGGTGATGCTGAAGGCAGCCGATGAATTCGAGCGCTCCCTCCAGGTTGACCCCTTCACGCTCCATTCCTGCATAGCCCTCGGCGAGATATACCAGGACCTCGAGGAATATGAGAAGGCCCTGGAAAACTTTCTCAGTGCCGTTGAGATGAATCCCGATTTCGACGGTCAGAAGGAGGTGGCATACCTTGTCTACTCGATGGGGATCGCCTCCATATACAGGGCCATGGGAAACAAGGAGGGCGAGCGCTGGGCACTTTCCGAATATCTCGGTTATTTCCCCAGAGGAAAGGATGCGGCGGCAATTGCCGAGTTTTTCTCCCAGTGCGACTCCGTGAAGAGCGACTGGTACCAGTTCTACAGCCATGGAATCGATCTCATCCACAAGAAGCAGTATCAGCAGGCCCTGGACATCCTCGGCACCTCCATCTCAATCTATCCTGTATTCAGGTGGTGCCATCACTGGAAAGCCCAGGCCCTCATCGAGCTGGGGAAGGTGAAGGAGGCCTTTGACTCATTTATAATCGCCAACAAGTATTATTATAATGTATTTACCGACATGGATCTCGCAAAACTTTTCCAGGGCCAGGGAAAGCACGAGCAGGCACAGGAGTATCTGAGAAGGGTTGTGCAGATTGTCCCCCGCTTTGCTCTCCCCCATATGCAGCTCGGCAGGTTCCTTTACCACGTTGACAGGGATGAGACAGAAAGCTTTGAATCCCTGATGAAGGCCGTGGAAATCAACCCGAATGGTGATTTTGTCGCCGAAGCCGAGCAGATAGTGAGCCAGATAAGCGAAGCGCAGAAGGAAAGAAGGGAAAAAGTAATCACCTCCCGCAAGGAGTGGCATAAAGGCGACATCATTGAGAAAAATTACGAGGTTCTTGAAAGTCACAAGGGGGGAATGGGCATTGTCTATATCGTGAAGGATCTCTCAAGCGGGCAGGTATATGCCCTCAAGAGCTTCCAGGAGCAGTTTCTCTGGAATGAGAGGATCCTCAAGATGTTTATCAAGGAGGCCGAAATCTGGGTCAAGCTGGGAAGCCACAGGAACATAGTGCAGGCCCGGACTTTCAAGAACCTTGACGGGAAGCCCTACATTTTCCTTGAATACATCGACGGCACAGATCTGGAGCACATGCTCTACGAGGGTGTATTCGACGTGCAGATGGCCATGGAATATGCCCTGCAGTTCTGCGAGGGGATGAATTACGCCTCCAAGAAACTGGGGATAGTGCACCAGGACATCAAGCCCTCCAACTGCCTCATCACCAATGAGGGAGTGCTCAAGATAACAGATTTCGGCCTGGTGAAGGTTTTCTCTGAGGACGCCGGGGAGAAAATAGAGAGGATAAGGTCAAAGAAGAACGATGATGACCCTATCTCCAGCGGCGGAGCCGTGGGGACATTTCCTTACATGTCACCCGAGCAGTTTTCAAGAGCCACGGGGGTGAGCACCTCGTCAGACATATACTCCTTCGGCGCCATGTTCTTCGAAATGCTCCTTGGCACCCCTCCATTCGGCGATGAAAGCATTGAGGAGTGCATCCATGGCCACCTCAATAAGGCTCCCGCCGATCCCTGCAGAGTCCGCAACGATATCCCCCATGAAGTCTGTGAGATCATCCTGAGATGCCTGAAAAAACACCCCCATGAGCGCTTCGGCGATTTCGAGGAGCTGATTCTGGCCCTGAACGTGGCATACGAGAATATCTTCGGGATAAGTTACAGCTTCAGCGGAGCCGCCGGAGAGACCACCATCGATGAGCTTATCCACCGCGGCGAATCGCTTATGACCCTCATGCGCTACAAGGAGGCCCTGGAGATCTTTGACGAAGGCCTGGAGCTTGAGCCTGAGATGGCAAAGCTCATCGTGGCAAAGGCGGAATGCCTTTACAGGGTGGGCCAGACAGAGGAGGCAATGAAGTATTTTGATATTGCCGTGGCAAAAGAGCCCGAAAATGCAGATATATGGCATAACCGAGGGAATCTGTATGCCTCTATGAAGAATTACAGGGAAGCCCTTTACTGCTATGACAAGGCGCTGGCCATTGACTCCGAAAGAGCCGAGGTATGGTCAATGAAGGGCGTCCTCTACGATCTTCAGGGCTACAGGAAGGAGGCTCTCAGGTGCTATGACCGCGCCCTCAAGAGCAATCCGAGGCTTTCCGAGGCCTGGAACAACAAGGGAAACCTCCTTAACAAGATGGACAAGATACAGGAGGCTATCGAGTGCTACACCAAGGCCATTGAGATAAATCCGCGTTACCTGATGGCATGGTTCAACAAGGGAGTGCTTCTGCAGAAGATAAATTCCCACAAGGATGCCATTGAATCCTTCGTGAGAGTCACCGAGATAGATTCCACCTTTGTAAATGCCTGGGTGGGCTGCGGCGTCTCCTCATTCAAGCTCAACGATATCGAGAAGGCGCTTGAATACTACGATATGGCCATTGAACTGCAGCCCGGCAACCCGCAGTTCTGGATCTTCAAGGGAAACTGCCTCTATGAGATGGGCCGGCTGGAGAGTGCCACAAGCTGCATAGACAGGGCTCTCAGGCTGAACCAGGCTGATATAAGGGCATGGATAAGCAAGGGAGTCATCATGGGAGAGCTCCATTATTTCGATCATGCCATCAAATCATATGAAAAGGCGCTGGAGCTCAATCCCCATAATGATTTTGTCATCAAGGCGCTGGAGAGGCTGAAGTCAAAGGAGAGCAGGGTCCAGCAGTTCCTGCTGGTCGCGGCGGGCTCCCCGGTAATTGCAAGATTCCAGGATGAGGAGCTTGAAGTGTGCGAGGGTGACTGCGAAAATATCCTGCACCATCACGATTCGCTCCTTGAGATGTATCCTGACGATCCGATAGTGAAATACAGGAAGGCCCTCGTGCTGCTCCTCACGGGAAGGGACAGCGAGGCGCTGGAGCTTTTTGAGCATATCCAGGCATACTGCTCCGAAAAGCCTATCCCCAATCTCAAGGAGGAGCGCGTTAAGTATGCCCAGGTGCAGCATGAGAAGACTTCCAGGAAGGGCGGTATCCTTGAGCGCCTTACGGGCAAGGAGAAATTCACCCATACCCAGTGGTTCAGCGAAGGGATGAAATTTTATCAGAGCGGGGACCACGTGCAGGCGGTAAAGAGCTTTGAAAACTGCCTGCGCACCCATCCTGAGGTCATAGATGCCTGGAAATTTGCCGCCCTCTCCCTTATCGAGCTGGGATATTCCGATGAGGCTCTGGATACCGTGGCCAAAGGAATAGCAAGGGCGCCTCTCTCTCCAGAGCTCTGGGCAGTCAAGGGAGCCATTCATGAGAGGTCCCACAGGATATCTGATGCCATAGAAGCTTATGACATTGCCCTTCTCATTTTTCCAGGCTACTTTGAGGGATGGCTCAAGGCCATACTCTGCCTGGAAGGGGTCACTCACTACAGCCTGGCCAAGGAATACGCGGTAAAGGCCCTCAGGTACGCCGAGGCCCGCCATGACAGGAAGGGCCCCCGCGATCCCCTCCTTTATCAGACGATAAGCAAGTTTTCATCGGTCCTGGAGAGGTACGAGATCTCGAAGAAATACCAGGATGTCGTCTTCTCCGGGGGCCAGGATGATTACCATCTGTGGATACTTCGCGGTGATGCCCATTTCCGCCTTGGTGAGTTCCCTGAGGCGGTGAAATTTCTCAGGCGCGTCATCGAGAGTTATCCCGAAAACAAGGGGGCGCTCCTGCGCCTTGCCCTCTGCTACCGCGAGACCGGTGAATATGACGATGCCCTTGCCACCCTGCAGAGACTCATTGAACAGGCCCCCTCTTTTGAGTACGGCCTCTTTTACATGGCCATCATGCTGGGGGAGCTGAACGAGAAGGAGGAGGGGAACAGGTTCCTGAATGAGGCAATTGAGAAGGCGCCTCATCTTCCCCTGCTCTGGGAGGCACGGGGAATCTTCCTGTTCCTCCAGGGCAAGGAAAAAGAAGCCCTCTGGTGCTTTGACAAGAGCCTTGAGCTGAATCACTGGGACGTGACCATATGGCTTAACAAGGGCATCGTTCTCAACAAGGCGTGCAAGCCCTCAGATGCCGTCTACTGCTTTGACAGGATATTGAAAATTGACAGGGAGAACTTCCGCTCCCTCTTTTTCAAGAGCCTTTCCCTGCTGATGATGAAGGAATGGACTGCAGCCATTGAATGCTGCAACAAGGTCCTGGAGATTAATCCCCGGGTCGTTGACCCATGGATTTTCAAGAGCGTCGCCCTTTACAGGACCGACAAGTTCCAGGAGGCCCTCCATTCTCTTGACAGGGCCCTTGAAATAGATCCTGAAAGGGCGGAGATATGGAACAACAGGGGTGTGCTCCAGAGAAAGATGGAAAAGCTCGAGGACGCCATCAAATGCTACAACAAAGCCATTGATATTGATTACAAGTGTGTTCTTGCCTGGTATAACAAGGGCTGCTGGCTTTCAGAGATAAACAGGCTCGAGGAAGCCATTGAATGCTATGACTCCGCTCTGGAGGCAGAAGCACGCCACGCCCTCTCGTGGAGGGAGAAGGGTCACTGCCATTTCGAGCTGAAAAGATACCAGGAGGCCCTTCGATGCTATGAGATGTGCCTCAAGCTTGACCCGGCCTCTGCAGAATGCTGGAACAGCAAGGGGCTCACGGTGTTCCAGGGGGGGCGCCTGGAGGAGAGTCTCTTCTGCTTTGAGAAGTCAATCGAGCGTGACGGGCAGAATGCCGATGTGCTCAACAACAGAGGGGTGGTGCTTGGGCTTCTTAACAGGCGCAAGGAAGCCCTGGAGGTCTTCTCACGCGTCTTCGCCATTGATGATGAGCATCAGGGCGCCCTCTACAACAGGATCCTTATCCTGGCCAAGCAGAATTTTTCTGAGGAAGCTGAAAACGAATACAGGCGCCTCAGGGAGATACATCCGGATTTCGTACGCCCTCTCCCGGGGCTTGAATCCAATGACTTCATCATATCGTCTCTGAAGCGCTCATCGGCATCCCACATTCTGATAGAGTACAAGCTTGATTACAAGCTCTATATCAGAAAGCCCCCTCATTTCTTCCTTGTCTGA
- the surE gene encoding 5'/3'-nucleotidase SurE → MDILITNDDGINAPGLIALIDEAKRLGNVIAVAPHQERSAIGHGITFFHPLRMHRVVREKHCQIYSSTGTPTDCILLGLTHLMKKKRPDIIITGINRGPNIGDDITYSGTVSSAMEGALRGIPSMAVSVGEFQDPRYDTAAVIALRLVPLVLSYGLPPRTLLNVNVPSVELDDIKGIAITRQGRSSYVQSFLKRRDPRGHDYFWFNYSNPSGNKEKGTDFDALSRNYVSVTPLQLDLTCHATMGSLKEWDLPRILKES, encoded by the coding sequence ATGGATATACTTATTACCAATGATGACGGGATAAACGCCCCGGGACTCATCGCACTTATTGATGAAGCAAAGAGGCTTGGCAATGTCATCGCCGTCGCTCCCCACCAGGAGAGAAGCGCCATAGGCCATGGGATCACTTTTTTCCACCCTCTCAGGATGCACCGGGTCGTAAGGGAGAAACATTGCCAGATATACTCATCGACAGGCACGCCCACGGACTGCATCCTCCTCGGCCTCACTCACCTCATGAAAAAAAAGCGGCCCGACATCATCATCACGGGCATCAACAGGGGTCCCAACATCGGTGATGACATCACATACTCCGGTACGGTCTCATCGGCAATGGAGGGCGCCCTCAGGGGAATTCCCTCTATGGCCGTATCGGTGGGCGAATTCCAGGATCCGCGCTATGATACTGCAGCTGTCATAGCCTTAAGGCTCGTGCCCCTCGTCCTGTCTTACGGGCTTCCCCCGCGGACCCTGCTGAACGTCAATGTGCCCAGCGTGGAACTTGACGATATAAAGGGAATCGCCATCACCCGCCAGGGCAGGAGCTCCTATGTCCAGAGCTTCCTGAAGAGAAGGGATCCCCGCGGCCATGATTATTTCTGGTTTAACTACAGCAATCCCTCAGGCAACAAGGAAAAGGGTACTGATTTCGATGCCCTTTCCAGGAACTATGTCTCTGTGACACCCCTGCAGCTTGACCTTACATGCCATGCCACCATGGGCAGCCTCAAGGAATGGGATCTCCCCCGTATCCTTAAAGAATCCTGA